Proteins encoded by one window of Massilia sp. NR 4-1:
- the flgK gene encoding flagellar hook-associated protein FlgK has protein sequence MTAIRNALSGALAAQAAINATSQNTANMKTRGYTRQGVLLTALGPSQGMNGPGLGVQVSSLLRFSDSYKSQQLWRANSELGMRTQSQPYLNQLEKIMGEDKTSISNGIDQFFQALNAAGVDPVSTPLRGQVVTAAGAMAQAINSIYSVTRNQQLSVQQQRESMLPQANTLIANIADLNDRIALAGSLGTNTSALVDERDLAIDDLSKMMAIEVLQQPDGSSTVSLKSGQPLVAGKLASQLQLVTVPPATTAELRLDFAGTIFGLDATRIGGSMGGLADFEKNMLAPLQTSIMQLAEDLSNKVNAQQALGQNAHVPPTAGTPLFVYNASGTGGLLNVASNFKGDDLAFSATGAPGDSGNLQKLIAIKNSAVNLTSIGNVQIGDADTQLVGKLGIDSKQNQSLLKNASTIREQAEEDWASTSGVNEDEEAINLVEFQKMYQANMKAIAVANSLFDSTLAMFN, from the coding sequence ATGACCGCCATCAGGAATGCACTTAGCGGCGCCCTCGCCGCCCAGGCCGCGATCAACGCCACCAGCCAGAACACGGCCAATATGAAAACCCGCGGCTATACCCGCCAGGGTGTGCTGCTGACGGCGCTGGGCCCCTCCCAGGGCATGAACGGCCCCGGCCTGGGCGTCCAGGTCAGCTCCCTGCTGCGTTTCAGCGATTCCTATAAGAGCCAGCAACTGTGGCGCGCCAATTCCGAATTGGGCATGCGCACCCAGAGCCAGCCTTATCTGAACCAGCTGGAAAAAATCATGGGCGAAGACAAGACCAGCATCAGCAATGGCATCGACCAATTCTTCCAAGCCCTGAACGCGGCCGGCGTCGACCCCGTCTCCACGCCGCTGCGCGGCCAGGTGGTGACGGCCGCCGGCGCCATGGCCCAGGCCATCAACAGTATTTATTCGGTGACGCGCAATCAGCAGCTGTCGGTGCAGCAGCAGCGCGAATCGATGCTGCCTCAGGCCAATACCCTGATCGCCAATATCGCCGACCTGAATGACCGTATCGCGCTGGCAGGTTCCCTGGGCACCAATACTTCAGCCCTGGTCGACGAGCGCGATCTGGCCATCGACGATCTGTCCAAAATGATGGCGATCGAAGTGCTGCAGCAGCCCGACGGCAGCAGCACCGTGTCGCTCAAAAGCGGCCAGCCGCTGGTGGCCGGCAAGCTGGCCTCCCAGCTGCAGCTGGTTACCGTCCCGCCGGCCACCACGGCCGAGCTGCGCCTGGACTTTGCCGGGACCATCTTCGGCCTGGACGCCACCCGCATTGGCGGCTCCATGGGCGGCTTGGCCGATTTCGAGAAGAATATGCTGGCCCCGCTGCAAACCTCCATCATGCAGCTGGCTGAAGACCTGAGCAACAAAGTCAATGCCCAGCAAGCCCTCGGCCAGAATGCCCATGTCCCGCCGACGGCTGGCACCCCGCTGTTTGTATATAACGCCTCCGGCACCGGCGGCCTGCTGAACGTGGCCAGCAATTTCAAAGGCGACGACCTGGCCTTCTCCGCCACCGGCGCGCCCGGCGACAGCGGCAATCTGCAAAAACTGATCGCCATCAAAAACAGTGCCGTCAACCTGACTTCGATCGGCAATGTGCAGATCGGCGACGCCGACACCCAGCTGGTCGGCAAGCTCGGCATCGACAGCAAGCAGAATCAGTCGCTGCTCAAGAACGCCTCCACCATCCGCGAGCAGGCCGAGGAGGACTGGGCGTCCACCAGCGGCGTCAATGAGGACGAGGAAGCGATCAACCTGGTCGAGTTCCAGAAAATGTATCAGGCGAATATGAAAGCCATTGCCGTGGCCAACAGCCTGTTCGATTCCACCCTCGCCATGTTCAATTAA
- a CDS encoding rod-binding protein yields the protein MDNRISPLHHPALAAEEQERIAAAQPAQDGVDPAYRAKATEAATKFESFFISHLLHQMRNSTREMAGEDSIFKDEVNQDMLDMADNLVADSLANRHAFGVADAILRQLLPAAPAPAPHPGNIATEKKPPAAA from the coding sequence ATGGACAACCGCATTTCCCCCCTGCACCATCCCGCCCTGGCCGCCGAGGAACAGGAGCGCATCGCCGCCGCCCAGCCGGCGCAGGACGGCGTCGACCCGGCCTACCGCGCCAAGGCCACCGAGGCCGCCACCAAGTTCGAAAGCTTCTTCATCAGCCACCTGTTGCACCAGATGCGCAATTCGACGCGCGAAATGGCCGGCGAGGACAGTATCTTCAAGGACGAGGTGAACCAGGACATGCTGGACATGGCCGACAACCTGGTGGCCGACAGCCTGGCCAACCGCCATGCCTTCGGCGTGGCCGACGCCATCCTGCGCCAGCTGCTGCCGGCCGCGCCCGCGCCGGCCCCGCATCCCGGCAACATTGCCACTGAGAAAAAACCTCCCGCCGCCGCTTAA